A region of Solanum dulcamara chromosome 7, daSolDulc1.2, whole genome shotgun sequence DNA encodes the following proteins:
- the LOC129896328 gene encoding uncharacterized protein LOC129896328: MMPLLFSSSSYLSFFLFLVIYFPSHHPCIARKSLANKQTVLEELSGIANRSIQDFHKKKNDTKVVFSGREMIGSDSSSSTLPHAERLLKPPKTKGARWSTTYEIHMASKTGNKKNYGDIIEMDYDPPHRKPPIHN; this comes from the exons ATGATGCCCCTTTTGTTTTCATCTTCATCTTATCTctccttcttcttatttttggtCATTTACTTTCCAAGCCATCATCCATGTATTGCTCGCAAGTCACTAGCTAACAAG CAGACTGTATTAGAGGAGCTTTCAGGAATCGCCAACAGATCAATACAAGACTttcacaagaaaaaaaatgatactaAAGTCGTGTTTTCAG GTAGGGAAATGATTGGGTCTGATTCGTCTTCATCAACTTTGCCCCACGCAGAACGTTTGCTCAAGCCACCAAAAACAAAG GGTGCAAGATGGTCAACAACTTATGAAATACACATGGCTTCCAAGACTGGAAATAAGAAGAATTATGGAGACATTATAGAGATGGATTACGACCCACCACACCGTAAACCACCCATTCACAATTAA